The following proteins come from a genomic window of Malus domestica chromosome 02, GDT2T_hap1:
- the LOC114823721 gene encoding cysteine proteinase inhibitor A-like encodes MAAAMVCQPQKSFSSSTGKNIKVKVHRELAAESNMAAVGTVRNNEGFTNMVKTESLARFAVDEHNKKEDFHTLFLRIINALLEFVRVVHEKVQVVSGSLHYLKIEATDGGKTNVYEAKVWVKPWENFKQVQEFKLVSDS; translated from the exons ATGGctgcggccatggtgtgtcagccacaaaagtccttttcttcttctacaggaaaaaatataaaagtcaAAGTACATAGAGAGCTCGCCGCAGAATCAAATATGGCCGCAGTTGGTACAGTTCGCAATAACGAAGGTTTCACCAACATGGTCAAGACCGAAAGCCTCGCTCGCTTCGCCGTCGATGAACACAACAAGAAGGAGGACTTCCATACCCTTTTTCTTCGCATCATC AATGCTTTGCTGGAGTTTGTGAGGGTAGTGCATGAAAAGGTACAAGTGGTTTCAGGCTCTCTGCACTATCTGAAAATTGAGGCCACCGATGGCGGAAAGACGAATGTTTATGAAGCCAAGGTGTGGGTAAAGCCATGGGAGAACTTCAAGCAAGTGCAGGAGTTCAAGCTCGTCTCGGACTCCTAG
- the LOC103409579 gene encoding cysteine proteinase inhibitor A-like: MAAVGTVRNNEGFANSIETESLTRFAVDEHNKKENALLEFVRVVHEKVQVVSGSLHHLKIEATDGGTKNVYEAKVWVKPWENFKQVQEFKLVLDS; this comes from the exons ATGGCCGCAGTTGGTACAGTCCGCAATAACGAAGGTTTCGCCAACAGCATCGAGACCGAAAGCCTCACTCGCTTCGCTGTTGATGAACACAACAAGAAGGAG AATGCTTTGCTGGAGTTTGTGAGGGTAGTGCATGAAAAGGTACAAGTGGTTTCAGGCTCTCTGCACCATCTGAAAATTGAGGCCACCGATGGCGGAACGAAGAATGTTTATGAAGCTAAGGTGTGGGTAAAGCCATGGGAGAACTTCAAGCAAGTGCAGGAGTTCAAGCTTGTTTTGGACTCCTAG
- the LOC103409597 gene encoding cysteine proteinase inhibitor 6, translated as MKSEYFSLLIASFFVLLLPAFSSAAEESSTPIGCGHTSHRNMATLGGIHESHGAQNSAEVEDLARFAVQEHNKKENALLEFVRVVKAKEQVVAGTLHHLTIEAIEAGKKKLYQAKVWVKPWMGFKEVQEFKHADEEETPSVTSSDLGVKQGGHPPGWQSVPPHDPQVQDAANHAVKSLQQRSNSLLPYELQEVVHAQAEVAEEHAKFNMLLKVKRGSKEEKFKAEVHKNMEGTFSLNQMEADHS; from the exons ATGAAATCGGAATATTTTTCTCTATTAATTGCTTCCTTCttcgtcctcctcctccccgCATTCTCATCCGCCGCCGAAGAATCATCAACCCCAATCGGCTGCGGCCACACCTCCCACCGCAACATGGCCACACTCGGCGGAATCCACGAGTCCCACGGCGCCCAAAACAGCGCCGAAGTTGAAGACCTCGCTCGCTTCGCAGTCCAAGAACACAACAAGAAGGAG AATGCTCTGCTCGAATTTGTGAGGGTTGTGAAGGCGAAAGAGCAGGTGGTTGCCGGAACTCTGCACCATCTGACGATCGAGGCGATCGAGGCCGGCAAGAAGAAGCTGTACCAAGCAAAGGTGTGGGTGAAGCCTTGGATGGGCTTCAAGGAAGTGCAGGAGTTCAAGCACGCTGATGAGGAGGAAACGCCGTCGGTTACCTCTTCCGATCTTGGCGTCAAGCAAGGCGGTCATCCTCCTGGGTGGCAATCTGTGCCGCCGCATGACCCGCAGGTGCAGGATGCGGCTAACCATGCTGTTAAGTCCCTCCAGCAGAGGTCTAATTCCTTGTTGCCTTATGAGCTTCAAGAAGTTGTTCACGCTCAGGCTGAG GTGGCAGAAGAGCATGCAAAGTTTAACATGCTTCTGAAGGTGAAGAGGGGAAGCAAAGAAGAGAAGTTTAAAGCCGAAGTGCATAAGAATATGGAAGGCACCTTCAGTCTGAATCAGATGGAGGCAGATCACTCCTAA